In Lycium ferocissimum isolate CSIRO_LF1 chromosome 7, AGI_CSIRO_Lferr_CH_V1, whole genome shotgun sequence, the sequence ATAAACCCAAAAATCTCTATGTACTAAATTTAAATgttaatatttattataataatcAAATAGTTGTTCCATTTTTAAATTCCAAAGCCTCTAATATAATCAATAATAAATATTGTTATGTATAATAACTAATAGTAATGTTTACGAAGaacatgtattaattattaataaatgTTTCTCTATCCAAAAATTcctaaataaaactaaaaattatttaatttcatGACCGCGTGAAGCACGGATTAACACTCTGTTTGGATCATTGTTACCCATCGTTTCATAATGTATTGTACTGTGTTGTATTGTACTATTTTGTAGATataatgtttggatagactgtactatttgttgttgtttaataacattttattgtttggtttgaccgTATCGCGTTGTATCTTAACtggtaagtttactaaaatacctaAGCTATTGTAAATgtaaatttatcaataattacTAAGAAACATAATTTAGGACAACTTCTTTCTGCTAATTTGTCACAAGTTATGCCTTGTAAATATATTAAGCTATTAAATTCAAGCAAATCTAACAAAGTTAATTAAAAAGAGTTTATTGATATTAAAAGCAATAATAAGTACTTTTACCCATTAGATGTTCCTTATAAATTTTCAATGTAGAATCAACTGGGAGAAAATGTGTGTGACAATGCGTATCCATTTTATGTCATACAATCAGGTACTTAATTCAGTTCCTTACTGTTGAATGAGACAAAGATAAGCAAAGTTTTTTAACGAAAAAGGAGACAAAGATGAAGAATGGAAAAGGAGGCAGATGTACAAGAAGTTGACTGAGGCAGAAGAAGGAAGATATAGGGAAGGGTATTTGGGTGGAGTTAAATTATACGGGGTAAAGGTTAAAATAGGAttaatgaaatattaaggaCATAATTGGAACGAGAAATTAGGTAACGATGAGATAACACTAAATCGGTTGTTACATAAAATTGGGCTTTTCATTGTTACGTAACGACGGATTTATTTGCAATAATGATACAATGGGTAACAACGATCCAAACAAGGTGTAAGTCACTAGTTTTATTAATTCGAAAGAACCTATCAAATTATATATTAAGAAATGTTATAGGagtacatgtttttttttttttttttcatacaaaGCTATAAACTATAATActaactaggggtgtacatggaccgggttggttcggattttttaaacaccaaaccaaaccaattgcgtcgggcttttaaatttatacaccaaaccaaaccaataaaattcgggtttttcaacctcgggttttctcgggttattcggttttctcggatttttcgggtttttttttttcggaatagtcttgatacaatacatataacttttacttcaaatatttctgtcctagtaagatacaactatataattaaggtgtttcttaagaaaataacacaaaatgtgagaagagtgataacattgtattaaaatattcaacaaaaactaataaaatcggttaaaataaatattgctaattaacaagccataaagaaaatgaccataatctaaaaatactaagccACGCTAAAATAAgcacggctaataagtattagttacatgaaaaagaaaaaaaacttaagttatgtattttcactctctaaactaattgtgcaaaactaaagaatagatatcaacattattgtcattcctagtggtaaattgaatttcttttgttagcgtTAGTGTTGGtggttttggtttgaactttatttgagttacaaatatccataggatataaaacttattgacattcaaaattaagttcaagcttgaataatatgataatagattaaaaaactacgaaaaaataaaagaaacatcTATAAAttccattacaaataaatatttttatgtataaaatattttaaaaattgaatacatgtaatgtcgggttggtttggttcggtttgacttttttaagttaaaaccaaaccaaaccaattatgatcaggttttttttctcaacaccaaaccaagtcaaaccaaaccactagtcgggtttttttctcggtttgactcaatttatcggtttggttcgatttgtcggtttactttgtacacccctaatacTAACCATTGGAGGCCTAAAATAGTTGAAATCTGCACATTTCATCCTTtaacatttttcatttcttgaattattattttttattctcttttttaattatttaccACCCAAACGGCCTAAAATAGCACACAACTCATCCAGAGTTTCAATTTCCCCCTAACTTGGTTGAACTTCATGAGTAAAACAACGTAAACCATTATTTGAGGAAAAAGGACATCGTTCCTTTAAGTTAATCCAGCATGGAAATATAAACAACAAACTTTACAGTATTTTGAGAATAGACACCGAGATAACCTGGTCACAACCTAAGCTAGGTCATTTCCAGTTAAACTACGAAAATGAACGGAAAGCAATGAATCAGGATATTCTCTTGAAGTTGATGCCTGCAGACGTCTGCAGACTCTCTTATGTATACTTATATACCAATTCTTCAGTGAAATATCAATAGGCAATCTCATTAAGGCGGCGATCCATAATATGCGATACGGTCTCAATGAATGCATCTTCGCTTGAGCTAGGGAGCACGGAGTCCAGTGCTTCTTGAACAATCTCCTCAATTACAGATTCTTTGTTCAAGGTTTTCCGGCACATAATGTTCCCTATGGTAAATGGGGTGAGGCTCCTCTCTACACCTTTCTTCAAAAGCATTGTAGAGATGCGGAGTGTGCGTGAACTTTCCAAAGGCATGTCCCACCCGTAAAACTTTAACAAGGCAATGTCTTCTTCCGCATCAAGTGATTTTATGTACTCAATGGTTTCAGAGCTAAATGGCTGACGAGCTTGTGGCCAATACAGCCAGTCAAAAGTGACATCTTCAAACTGCAATATCATATAGATAAAACAACTCAAAATCCAAagcatgcaaaaaaaaaaattaacggaTTTTCCTTGTATTGTTAATCTTGAATTAAAGAGATATCAAGAGAGCTTATAAACAAGTCAAACAAGCTTTTACAATTCTACAAGTTTTACATGAGTTTTTTTTTGCAGTATATCAAGGCAGAGCACTGAGAAATTTTACTAATTGTAGTTTAAACTTCTACAAAAGCGCACGCTATTAAGACTTCTAATGTGTTAATGTCTCAGGCAGTGCAGATAATATCAGGCATCTCAAAAGGCAGGTTAAAAAAATGGATAGCTATGAGATGGAGCAGTCTTACAAAACtgaccacatttttttttttaatgtggtCAGTTTTGTTAGACTGCAGCATCTCATAGATATCCATTGACCAACAAAAATCATACTGGCATTTGACATTTAATCAATCATCTCAGGGGCTTGTAAGTACGTAGAAATGACGGGTAAACAATTATAGCGGAGATTACATTGAATCTGAAATCGGATGAAACTTAACTTGCTTCTGAATTCCCATCACAGCAAGTCCTTTaaatctatgttgctcggactcttcaaaaatgttgtCCGCTACGTGTTGGATCTTCCaaaaaatagtgcatttttggaggatctaGCACGGATGAtgcaacatttttggagagcCTGAGCAACATAACTTAAAATCATAGAAGTCACTTGCTGGAGGGTTATGTTTGATCACAAAACAAAATTGtaaaacataattaacatcGCATAGCAACAACTTTAACCAATATAATTGAAAGCAAATCAGGACATGCAGCAGCAAAGAATGTATCCACCAACAATTCATATCATACacgaaaagaaaaggaaaaataaagatgAAGACTTACGCTCTCAGGCAAGCAGTAACCGTGATCAATTGGAATGAGGACAATCTGTCCATCTTCACCTTTGCTCATTAATATATTCCCGGCATGCCTATCTGCATTTGCCATCCTCATATCAAGCACAGCAATCTTGTGCACTTCCCCCACAGGAAAAGCATTAGGACCCATATCCTCACAACTTCCATTATTCTCCGTGAACTTTTGCAAGGACCCAATCTTAGATGTGATACCGTCTGGGTGATTGAATCCGCTATGGAAACACCTCACAAAGACAGTTGGTGGAACACCAGCAAAGCCCAGTGCCTCACCAGAAAATGAACGCCGACCACTTTTTGGATGATCCAAAAGGTAGGCAGCACATTCCCTTAAAGCACCTTCTCCAACTCTTGTTCCTTTCTTCAAACCCTCACCATCAACTGACAAAGGCAGCCCTCGCGGGTTATTCACAGCCATAGGCTCCTCATCAATTGGTTTAAACACCGAAAGATACTTACTCCCTGCTGCATCAAGCATAAAGTACGCTCCTCCTGTGCCTTCGGATGATCTAATAGGATAATGTCCTCTATCTAACCCTTCAAGTGTAGAACCAATCAAATCACTAATCACCAAAGGCACTTCAATCTTTGGGTTAACAATGATAGGTTCCAAAATACTTGTCCTATCAGGAGGCTCCCTAGGGACCAAAAGCTTATTATTGTCTACTTCATTCCCACTCCTGTTCTGTGTAACCTTGTCATTCAGTTGTGGTGCTACAATAGACAACTCGAAATTCTTCTCCACAGGTCTTGCTCTAATTTTTGCAGATTTCCTCACAAACAAATGAATCACAGCATCATCTTTCTTGCAGATATCATGTATAAGCCTCTGATCTTCAAGTCTCTCGCCATTGCAAATCACTTCTTGTTCATCAATATCTCTTCCTAAAGCACCCTTCTTTTTAGCAATTTGACACTTCACATATCCAACATCCCT encodes:
- the LOC132063766 gene encoding phosphatidylinositol 4-kinase gamma 4-like — its product is MSSAGVIAISPICKESLMIPSYLHSQESIQIYVAMSGSMVPMRVLRYDSIDSVKLQIQTCKGFVVKNQKLVCGGRELARSNSLIKDYGVGDGNVLHLVLRLSDLQAINVKTASGEEFTFNVDRSRDVGYVKCQIAKKKGALGRDIDEQEVICNGERLEDQRLIHDICKKDDAVIHLFVRKSAKIRARPVEKNFELSIVAPQLNDKVTQNRSGNEVDNNKLLVPREPPDRTSILEPIIVNPKIEVPLVISDLIGSTLEGLDRGHYPIRSSEGTGGAYFMLDAAGSKYLSVFKPIDEEPMAVNNPRGLPLSVDGEGLKKGTRVGEGALRECAAYLLDHPKSGRRSFSGEALGFAGVPPTVFVRCFHSGFNHPDGITSKIGSLQKFTENNGSCEDMGPNAFPVGEVHKIAVLDMRMANADRHAGNILMSKGEDGQIVLIPIDHGYCLPESFEDVTFDWLYWPQARQPFSSETIEYIKSLDAEEDIALLKFYGWDMPLESSRTLRISTMLLKKGVERSLTPFTIGNIMCRKTLNKESVIEEIVQEALDSVLPSSSEDAFIETVSHIMDRRLNEIAY